In Cystobacter fuscus DSM 2262, one DNA window encodes the following:
- a CDS encoding methylated-DNA--[protein]-cysteine S-methyltransferase: MKLYTTTLKSPVGPLRLYANAGALTAIYLENHKRAPVLVASEEEAHPVLREARCQLEAYFAGERGAFELPLEPIGTPFQQTVWKALREIPLGVTWSYAGLARHIGREGASRAVGSANARNPLSIVVPCHRVVGTSGALTGYAGGVPTKQWLLEHEQRLRGGCMPHPERLF, from the coding sequence ATGAAGCTGTACACCACGACGCTGAAGAGCCCGGTGGGTCCCCTCCGGTTGTACGCCAACGCAGGGGCACTCACCGCCATCTACCTGGAGAACCACAAGCGGGCTCCCGTGCTCGTCGCGAGCGAGGAGGAGGCGCACCCGGTGCTGCGGGAGGCTCGATGCCAGCTGGAGGCGTACTTCGCGGGCGAGCGTGGGGCTTTCGAGCTTCCGCTCGAGCCGATCGGGACGCCCTTCCAGCAGACGGTGTGGAAGGCCCTCCGGGAGATTCCATTGGGCGTCACCTGGTCCTATGCGGGCCTCGCGCGCCACATCGGCCGGGAGGGGGCCTCGCGGGCGGTCGGGTCCGCGAACGCGAGGAATCCGCTCTCCATCGTCGTTCCCTGCCATCGGGTGGTGGGCACCAGCGGGGCGCTCACCGGGTACGCGGGGGGCGTGCCCACCAAGCAGTGGCTGCTCGAGCATGAGCAGCGGCTTCGTGGGGGCTGCATGCCTCACCCAGAGCGTCTCTTCTGA
- a CDS encoding immunity 70 family protein, with protein MAIALMIDNVATELGRGDFVHAFFSTISVRLEPEGWGTRFPVLMRELYQGELPKAHAARALEELRTARKELLTFLPTEVVWDIENQSAKPPWGMNISSDITSLANYFVTSTGRDMFDTMIEDLEFLRDQGNGPATLTQI; from the coding sequence ATGGCCATCGCGCTGATGATCGACAATGTCGCAACGGAGCTGGGACGGGGCGATTTCGTCCACGCCTTCTTCTCGACCATCTCCGTGCGGCTGGAGCCGGAGGGCTGGGGCACGCGCTTTCCGGTGCTGATGCGCGAGCTCTACCAGGGCGAGCTGCCGAAGGCGCATGCCGCGCGCGCGCTGGAGGAACTGCGTACGGCGCGCAAAGAACTGCTCACCTTCTTGCCCACCGAGGTGGTGTGGGACATCGAAAACCAGAGCGCGAAGCCGCCCTGGGGCATGAACATCTCCTCCGACATCACCTCGCTGGCCAACTATTTCGTGACCAGCACCGGCCGCGACATGTTCGACACGATGATCGAGGATCTGGAGTTCCTGCGCGACCAGGGGAACGGCCCCGCGACGTTGACGCAGATCTGA
- a CDS encoding VOC family protein, whose amino-acid sequence MSGTSNTKFGFTKLLVDNLEASASFYESVCGLVETGRVDATIAGRNIREILFAPGHEGGATFVLLKFLDAPKPANDEVILGFTTDDVDAFVERAKAAGGAVAQPASTLVEHGVKVAFVTDVEGHLIEVAQPL is encoded by the coding sequence TTGTCAGGTACATCGAACACGAAGTTCGGGTTCACGAAGCTCCTCGTCGACAACCTCGAGGCTTCAGCCAGCTTCTACGAATCCGTGTGTGGTCTGGTGGAGACCGGGCGTGTGGATGCCACCATCGCGGGCAGGAACATCCGTGAGATCCTGTTCGCGCCGGGTCACGAAGGGGGCGCTACTTTCGTCCTGCTCAAGTTCCTCGATGCTCCCAAGCCGGCCAACGACGAGGTCATCCTCGGGTTCACGACCGACGATGTCGATGCCTTCGTCGAGCGGGCGAAAGCCGCTGGCGGCGCGGTGGCTCAGCCCGCCTCTACCCTCGTCGAGCACGGAGTGAAGGTCGCCTTCGTGACCGACGTCGAAGGCCATTTGATCGAAGTCGCCCAACCGCTCTGA
- a CDS encoding TolB family protein — protein MNPSDLRRVEKARERIIPVVEKEFGPKARFVQIFGHGRNMMVGVIAEIPEQPLATDDVPLLAIAQYDEPTGTVRVVDREFKYREARSVGQNVALLDGQGNLRLREPNGRERLLAQKVGGDLFPTAKGDALVATLVGDGEGHETSVGLIDMKGRVKVLADGPGIDATPTISPDGKTVVFVSGRTSVASFFVTTVEGAQPKQLTNVGLENWSLFGGAPASFVPPPVSSHHMEWENEDVLRYNAGGGEFWKLNVRTGQAAPDLGGEK, from the coding sequence ATGAACCCGTCGGACCTTCGCCGTGTCGAGAAGGCGCGTGAGCGCATCATCCCGGTCGTCGAGAAGGAGTTCGGACCCAAGGCACGGTTCGTGCAGATTTTCGGTCACGGTCGCAACATGATGGTGGGTGTCATCGCCGAGATCCCGGAGCAGCCGCTGGCGACGGACGACGTGCCGCTGCTGGCCATCGCCCAGTACGACGAGCCGACCGGCACGGTGCGCGTGGTGGACCGCGAGTTCAAGTACCGGGAGGCGCGTTCGGTGGGGCAGAACGTGGCGCTGCTGGATGGGCAGGGCAACCTGCGCCTGCGCGAGCCCAACGGCCGCGAGCGGCTGCTGGCCCAGAAGGTGGGTGGAGATCTGTTCCCGACGGCGAAGGGTGACGCCCTGGTGGCCACGCTGGTGGGGGACGGCGAGGGACACGAGACGTCCGTGGGCCTCATCGACATGAAAGGCCGCGTGAAGGTGCTGGCGGATGGGCCTGGAATCGACGCGACGCCCACCATCTCTCCGGATGGCAAGACGGTGGTCTTCGTGTCGGGCCGTACCAGCGTGGCCTCGTTCTTCGTCACGACGGTGGAGGGCGCGCAGCCCAAGCAACTCACCAACGTCGGGCTGGAGAACTGGTCGCTGTTCGGGGGCGCGCCGGCGAGCTTCGTCCCCCCGCCCGTCTCGAGTCACCACATGGAGTGGGAGAACGAGGACGTGCTTCGCTACAACGCGGGTGGCGGCGAGTTCTGGAAGCTCAACGTGCGCACGGGCCAGGCGGCTCCGGATCTGGGAGGTGAGAAGTGA
- a CDS encoding DUF1801 domain-containing protein yields the protein MGEASARSDGRGTTTLKKTKSGSEKGTGEDSPSQLIDARIKELGDWRGETLARIRTLIKQADPEVVEEWKWRGVPVWSHAGMICTGETHKAVVKMTFAKGASLEDPSGLFNSSLEGNTRRAIDFHEGDKIDEKALKALIRAAVALNTAVRATARPVRAQKRRSG from the coding sequence ATGGGAGAGGCCAGTGCGAGAAGTGACGGGCGAGGGACAACAACCCTGAAGAAGACGAAGAGCGGCTCGGAGAAAGGAACAGGAGAAGACTCTCCCTCTCAGCTGATCGATGCGAGAATCAAGGAGCTGGGTGATTGGCGGGGCGAGACGCTCGCTCGGATCCGAACGCTCATCAAGCAGGCCGACCCCGAAGTGGTCGAGGAGTGGAAGTGGAGAGGGGTTCCGGTGTGGTCGCACGCCGGAATGATCTGCACCGGTGAGACGCACAAGGCTGTCGTGAAGATGACCTTCGCCAAGGGCGCCTCGTTGGAGGACCCTTCAGGCCTCTTCAACTCCAGCCTCGAAGGCAACACCAGGCGCGCCATCGACTTCCACGAGGGCGACAAGATTGATGAAAAGGCGTTGAAGGCGCTCATTCGCGCCGCCGTGGCACTGAACACGGCGGTGCGTGCGACCGCTCGCCCCGTCCGCGCTCAGAAGAGACGCTCTGGGTGA
- a CDS encoding CBS domain-containing protein: MAPLPQSNGPQSPEERDRRAAESPPGSSERADSDVTGWSVERDEPPALRQDRFQRAAQMGMADPRTDALPSGDASARVSGGPYGWDDRALGDAVGLGGGPRMGDQDWDTSQGLWHPAREYRPWDRLGAGEPPSVPSELSSPTGHRRPREALTAREVMTRQARTVKPGSGLREVAWRMKEDRGPVPVVDEHGRLRGIITERDLIARVLAEGRAPESLHAQDVMTDEMETVRPHETLPAVIMLMGRHRLRRVPVVERDGQFVGIVSMANLATRAEHDEELREALHLITERGSFWRHLD, translated from the coding sequence ATGGCGCCACTTCCACAGTCCAACGGCCCTCAGTCCCCCGAGGAGCGGGATCGCCGCGCCGCGGAGTCTCCTCCCGGCTCGAGTGAGCGCGCGGACTCGGACGTCACCGGTTGGAGCGTCGAGCGCGACGAGCCCCCCGCGCTGCGCCAGGACCGCTTCCAACGCGCCGCCCAGATGGGCATGGCCGATCCCCGCACCGACGCGCTTCCCTCCGGGGATGCGAGCGCGAGAGTGTCGGGCGGGCCCTATGGCTGGGATGATCGCGCGCTCGGTGACGCCGTCGGACTGGGGGGGGGACCCCGCATGGGCGATCAGGATTGGGACACGTCCCAGGGGTTATGGCACCCGGCCCGTGAGTATCGCCCGTGGGATCGCCTCGGTGCTGGCGAGCCACCGAGCGTTCCCTCCGAGCTGTCTTCTCCGACGGGCCACCGCCGGCCCAGAGAGGCGCTGACGGCGCGTGAGGTGATGACTCGCCAAGCGCGCACCGTGAAGCCCGGCAGCGGACTGCGCGAGGTGGCGTGGCGGATGAAGGAGGACCGTGGCCCCGTCCCGGTGGTGGACGAGCACGGACGGCTGCGCGGGATCATCACGGAGCGAGACCTGATCGCCCGGGTCCTGGCCGAGGGGCGTGCGCCCGAAAGCCTCCACGCCCAGGATGTGATGACGGACGAGATGGAAACCGTGCGACCACACGAGACCCTGCCCGCCGTCATCATGCTCATGGGCCGCCATCGGCTGCGCCGCGTGCCGGTGGTGGAACGCGACGGCCAGTTCGTGGGAATCGTCTCGATGGCGAACCTCGCCACGCGCGCCGAGCATGACGAGGAACTGCGGGAGGCCCTGCACCTCATCACGGAGCGGGGTTCCTTCTGGCGCCACCTGGACTGA
- a CDS encoding VOC family protein, producing the protein MHLGNFSVSLAVKDIVVSRAFYEKLGFRAIGGDQAQNWLIMQNETSTIGLFQGMFDKNILTFNPGWDRNANPLADFDDVRELQRTLQARGLTLTSAADESSTGPASLMLIDPDGNPILIDQHVPKPAR; encoded by the coding sequence ATGCACCTCGGCAACTTCTCCGTCAGCCTCGCCGTCAAGGACATCGTCGTCTCCCGCGCGTTCTACGAGAAGCTCGGCTTCCGTGCCATCGGCGGTGACCAGGCCCAGAACTGGCTCATCATGCAGAACGAGACCAGCACCATCGGCCTCTTCCAAGGCATGTTCGACAAGAACATCCTGACGTTCAACCCGGGCTGGGACCGCAATGCCAATCCACTCGCCGACTTCGACGACGTCCGCGAGCTCCAGCGGACCCTCCAGGCCCGCGGCCTCACCCTCACCTCCGCCGCCGACGAATCCTCCACTGGCCCCGCGAGCCTCATGCTCATCGATCCCGATGGCAATCCCATCCTGATTGATCAGCACGTCCCCAAGCCGGCGCGCTGA
- a CDS encoding glutathione S-transferase family protein: MLTLHHLGRSQSERIVWLCEELGLDYELKRYERRKDNRLAPPEYKALHPMGTAPIITDGDLVLGESGAIAEYLIETHGNGRLAVKRGQPGFTDYLYWFHFANGTLQPVVLQVRYLERADPSEKNAVLQAAKERFNLVFSTVEKRLGEAPYLAGKELTAADIMIVFSLTTMRLFKPYDLSPWPNILAYLQRIGARPAYQRAMQKADPDMPPVLEAKPPV, translated from the coding sequence ATGCTGACGCTGCATCATCTCGGACGTTCGCAATCGGAGCGGATCGTCTGGCTCTGTGAGGAACTCGGGCTCGACTATGAACTGAAGCGGTATGAGCGCCGGAAGGACAATCGGCTCGCGCCGCCGGAATACAAGGCGCTGCATCCGATGGGGACAGCGCCGATCATCACCGACGGCGATCTCGTACTCGGCGAGTCCGGGGCGATTGCCGAATATCTGATCGAGACCCATGGCAATGGCCGTCTAGCGGTGAAGCGAGGACAGCCTGGCTTCACCGATTATCTCTATTGGTTCCATTTCGCCAACGGGACGTTGCAGCCGGTCGTCTTGCAGGTGAGGTATCTGGAGCGCGCCGATCCGTCGGAGAAGAACGCGGTACTGCAGGCGGCGAAGGAGCGGTTCAATCTGGTGTTCTCGACGGTGGAGAAGAGGCTGGGCGAGGCGCCCTATCTCGCCGGCAAGGAGCTGACGGCGGCGGATATCATGATCGTGTTCTCGCTGACGACGATGCGGCTGTTCAAGCCGTACGATCTGTCGCCCTGGCCGAACATCCTCGCCTATCTGCAGCGGATCGGCGCACGGCCCGCGTATCAGCGGGCGATGCAGAAGGCCGATCCGGATATGCCCCCGGTGTTGGAGGCGAAGCCGCCCGTCTAG
- a CDS encoding M23 family metallopeptidase has protein sequence MNTMKKLATTLLFALLALPAVSSAQTVRFRFPMSQLADQCGNGGCTVSAYKDYGGRDYACGGVRYAGHTGTDYALVGGFSKMDYGVWVMNAASGVIESSVDGYFDRCNYWDQANPYAACGLYTANYIIMRHADGTKTKYWHLMKYTQQFARNASIGCSYWIARAGSSGASTGPHLHFEYWVPNYGTDDPYGGSCGTPYSMWTSQGAYRGLPGIACQ, from the coding sequence ATGAACACGATGAAGAAGCTCGCCACGACGCTGCTCTTCGCGCTGCTGGCCCTCCCGGCGGTGTCCTCGGCTCAGACGGTGAGGTTCCGCTTCCCCATGTCGCAGCTCGCCGACCAGTGCGGCAACGGTGGCTGCACGGTGAGCGCGTACAAGGATTACGGTGGCAGGGACTACGCGTGTGGTGGCGTGCGCTACGCGGGCCACACGGGCACGGACTACGCCCTGGTCGGCGGGTTCAGCAAAATGGACTACGGCGTGTGGGTCATGAACGCCGCCAGTGGCGTCATCGAGTCCTCGGTGGATGGCTACTTCGACCGGTGCAACTACTGGGACCAGGCCAACCCGTACGCCGCCTGCGGACTGTATACGGCCAACTACATCATCATGCGGCACGCGGATGGCACCAAGACCAAGTACTGGCATCTGATGAAGTACACGCAGCAGTTCGCCAGGAACGCCTCCATCGGCTGCTCCTATTGGATAGCGCGGGCGGGCTCGTCCGGTGCCTCCACGGGGCCGCACCTCCACTTCGAGTACTGGGTTCCCAACTACGGCACGGATGACCCGTACGGCGGGTCGTGTGGGACGCCCTACTCGATGTGGACCTCGCAGGGCGCGTACCGGGGTCTGCCAGGAATCGCCTGTCAGTAA
- a CDS encoding putative immunity protein has protein sequence MQKCGVAAPPSLLAASSPSSAPPPSRPAPGAPPPASAPAGGEHGFESLVAFSQLVFAVQSLCMPIFTEPRDPRFITVRRGGTLSDANHHLLAIWAATCAEHVLHFFEEARPEDERPRQAIELAHAWTRGEITMRQAHKAAFVANAAARGLSGAAKLAAYAAGQAVAVAHVAAHELGAAAYAIRAVQAAAPEAERERAGRQECQWQRKQLPDEIRELVLDDQRLRNHVCWFVFDC, from the coding sequence ATGCAAAAGTGCGGCGTAGCAGCCCCGCCCAGTCTACTCGCTGCCTCCTCACCTTCTTCGGCTCCGCCACCGTCGCGACCAGCGCCTGGCGCTCCTCCCCCGGCCTCGGCCCCGGCTGGGGGGGAGCATGGGTTCGAATCCCTTGTGGCTTTCAGCCAACTTGTCTTCGCAGTACAATCATTGTGTATGCCTATTTTCACTGAACCTCGCGATCCCAGATTTATTACCGTTCGTCGTGGCGGCACCTTGAGTGATGCAAATCACCACCTTCTTGCAATATGGGCTGCCACATGCGCGGAGCATGTCCTGCATTTTTTTGAAGAAGCACGGCCCGAAGATGAGCGGCCGCGCCAGGCAATCGAGCTGGCTCACGCCTGGACACGAGGCGAGATTACAATGCGCCAAGCGCACAAGGCTGCTTTTGTTGCCAATGCCGCCGCCAGAGGGCTGTCCGGCGCGGCAAAGCTCGCGGCCTACGCGGCTGGGCAGGCTGTAGCAGTGGCTCACGTGGCAGCGCATGAGTTGGGCGCGGCGGCCTATGCGATCAGGGCCGTGCAAGCCGCGGCTCCTGAAGCTGAGCGTGAACGAGCCGGCCGCCAGGAATGCCAATGGCAGCGCAAGCAGCTTCCAGACGAAATCCGGGAGCTTGTGCTTGACGACCAGCGGCTGCGCAATCATGTATGTTGGTTCGTATTCGATTGCTGA
- a CDS encoding DNA-3-methyladenine glycosylase 2: MKTLENETCYRALTARDRRFDGLFFVGVSTTGIYCRPVCTARTPRQERCAFYRTAAEAEHAGFRACLLCRPELAPGSAPVDSVPRLVAAAVSRIEGGFLNESSLDELAAELGVTSRHLRRAMETELGVSPVELAQSRRLALAKQLLHDTALPLAEVAFASGFQSVRRFNALFQARFGRPPSELRRASDEAGGSRSLVLRLDYRPPLDWEQLLLYLRGRAIPGVEHVGASEYRRTVRLGGKTGWLVVRKDPKRPALLAEVSLSLAGVLMQVATRLRALFDLDAQPEVISECLGRDALLARCVQARPGLRVLGAFEPFELTVRAILGQQVTVRAATTLSGRLVARFGELVDGPHAELSRLFPPPETLAAASEDDVAALGLPGARARSLLGVARAVAEGSVRLDRHAEVDATMAALEALPGIGAWTAHYVAMRALRWPDAFPASDLGIRKALGGVTAKEAGARAEAWRPWRSYAAIHLWTSLSEGAGG; encoded by the coding sequence ATGAAGACGCTGGAGAACGAGACCTGCTACCGGGCCCTGACCGCGCGAGACCGGCGCTTCGATGGACTCTTCTTCGTCGGGGTGTCGACGACGGGCATCTACTGCCGGCCGGTGTGCACGGCGAGGACGCCCCGCCAGGAGCGCTGCGCCTTCTACCGCACGGCCGCCGAGGCGGAGCACGCGGGCTTCCGGGCCTGCCTGCTGTGCCGTCCCGAGCTGGCCCCGGGCAGCGCACCGGTGGACTCGGTCCCGAGGCTGGTGGCGGCCGCGGTGTCGCGCATCGAGGGGGGATTTCTCAACGAGTCGTCCCTGGATGAGCTGGCGGCGGAGCTGGGAGTCACCAGCCGTCACCTGCGCCGGGCGATGGAGACGGAGCTGGGCGTCTCGCCGGTCGAGCTGGCCCAGTCGCGGCGGCTCGCGCTGGCCAAGCAACTGCTCCACGACACCGCGCTCCCGCTGGCGGAGGTCGCGTTCGCCAGTGGTTTCCAGAGCGTCCGGCGCTTCAACGCGCTCTTCCAGGCGCGCTTCGGCAGGCCCCCTTCGGAGCTGCGGCGAGCCAGTGACGAGGCGGGGGGCTCGCGCTCCCTCGTGCTCCGGTTGGACTATCGCCCGCCGCTCGACTGGGAGCAGCTCCTGCTCTACCTGCGAGGTCGTGCCATTCCAGGGGTCGAGCACGTGGGGGCTTCCGAATACCGGCGCACGGTGCGCCTGGGGGGCAAGACGGGCTGGCTCGTGGTCCGGAAGGATCCGAAGCGCCCCGCGCTGCTGGCCGAGGTCTCGTTGTCACTGGCGGGGGTGTTGATGCAGGTGGCCACGCGGCTGCGGGCGCTCTTCGACCTCGACGCGCAGCCGGAGGTCATCTCGGAGTGCCTCGGACGCGACGCGCTCCTGGCCAGGTGCGTCCAGGCGCGCCCGGGGCTGCGAGTGCTGGGTGCTTTCGAGCCCTTCGAGCTCACGGTGCGCGCCATCCTCGGGCAGCAGGTCACCGTGCGCGCGGCGACCACGCTGAGCGGGAGGCTCGTCGCGCGCTTCGGCGAGCTCGTGGATGGCCCCCATGCGGAACTCTCCCGGCTGTTCCCGCCGCCGGAGACGCTGGCGGCGGCGTCGGAGGACGACGTGGCGGCGTTGGGACTCCCCGGGGCGCGGGCGAGGAGCCTGCTGGGGGTGGCGCGGGCGGTGGCGGAGGGCTCGGTGCGGCTGGACCGGCACGCGGAGGTGGACGCGACGATGGCGGCGCTGGAGGCGCTGCCGGGCATCGGCGCCTGGACGGCGCACTACGTCGCCATGAGGGCGCTGCGCTGGCCCGACGCGTTCCCCGCGAGCGATCTCGGGATTCGCAAGGCACTCGGAGGCGTGACGGCGAAGGAGGCCGGCGCGCGGGCCGAGGCCTGGCGGCCGTGGCGTTCATACGCGGCGATACACCTCTGGACTTCTCTCTCGGAAGGAGCAGGCGGATGA
- a CDS encoding TetR/AcrR family transcriptional regulator produces MPKPLKKQTRGGPGTRKTAEPAPEDPRAHRSRAMLRDALLGLMRERGFDSISVQDITERAQLNRSTFYLHYRDKDELLTHVMRDMILELSRRSHQMGDSPDRLHRTLVEWFQHAAEHPELYHLMLGRSGMRAFSMQLRKLLEQLMNLDMGRPGVSARFHGVPVPVMNRFMASAYMGVLEWWLDRRALHPPEEMARWLGTLTAMMNNRR; encoded by the coding sequence ATGCCCAAACCACTGAAAAAACAGACGCGAGGCGGTCCTGGCACGCGCAAGACAGCGGAGCCCGCCCCCGAGGATCCGCGTGCCCACCGCAGCCGCGCCATGCTTCGCGATGCGCTCCTCGGGTTGATGCGGGAGCGGGGCTTCGACTCCATCAGCGTCCAGGACATCACCGAGCGCGCCCAGCTCAACCGCAGCACCTTCTACCTGCACTACCGCGACAAGGACGAGCTGCTCACGCACGTCATGCGGGACATGATCCTCGAGCTCTCGCGGAGGAGTCATCAGATGGGTGACTCGCCCGATCGCCTCCATCGAACCCTGGTGGAGTGGTTCCAGCACGCGGCCGAGCACCCCGAGCTGTATCACCTCATGCTTGGCCGAAGCGGCATGCGCGCCTTCTCCATGCAGTTGCGCAAGCTCCTCGAGCAGCTCATGAACCTCGACATGGGGCGACCCGGTGTCTCCGCCCGGTTCCACGGGGTGCCCGTCCCCGTCATGAACCGCTTCATGGCCTCGGCCTACATGGGGGTGCTCGAGTGGTGGTTGGATCGACGCGCCCTCCATCCACCCGAGGAGATGGCACGGTGGCTGGGGACTCTCACCGCCATGATGAACAACAGGCGGTGA
- a CDS encoding helix-turn-helix transcriptional regulator translates to MATTTLPEFLRARRERLHPESTERRRTPGLRREEVAARAGVSVTWYTWLEQGRGGVPSDDVLERLARALELDDTNREMLFLLAHDRPPPRRHTPPAEVTPALQRVLDNLHVPAFVKTPTFQIVAWNRAAVAVIGDYAAVPERDRNMLRRVFHPEAAAFLPHADDMHRTCLAAFRVDIARAGASEEAAALVDELMETSEDFRRLWAENELSTHGVRYRRLVRPNVGELVFETSVFSVDDSDGLNMFVLSPVDDASARGVEQLLRELAE, encoded by the coding sequence ATGGCGACTACCACCCTCCCCGAATTCCTCCGCGCTCGCCGCGAGCGGCTTCACCCCGAATCGACCGAGCGGCGTCGCACTCCCGGACTTCGTCGCGAGGAAGTCGCGGCGCGCGCCGGCGTGAGCGTCACCTGGTACACGTGGCTCGAACAAGGTCGCGGCGGCGTGCCGTCCGACGACGTGCTCGAACGCCTCGCTCGCGCACTCGAGCTCGACGACACGAATCGCGAGATGCTGTTCCTGCTCGCTCACGATCGTCCGCCACCGCGCCGCCACACGCCGCCCGCCGAGGTCACGCCGGCGCTACAGCGCGTGCTCGACAACCTGCACGTGCCCGCGTTCGTGAAGACGCCGACGTTCCAGATCGTCGCGTGGAATCGCGCCGCCGTGGCGGTGATCGGCGATTACGCCGCGGTTCCCGAGCGCGACCGCAACATGCTGCGCCGGGTCTTTCATCCCGAAGCCGCCGCGTTCCTGCCTCATGCCGATGACATGCATCGCACGTGCCTCGCCGCGTTTCGCGTCGACATCGCGCGTGCGGGAGCCTCAGAAGAAGCCGCCGCGCTCGTCGACGAGTTGATGGAGACGAGCGAGGACTTTCGCCGGCTGTGGGCCGAGAATGAGCTGAGCACGCACGGTGTGAGGTACAGGCGACTCGTCCGACCGAATGTCGGCGAGCTCGTGTTCGAGACGTCGGTGTTTTCCGTCGACGACAGCGACGGCCTCAACATGTTTGTCTTATCACCGGTGGACGACGCTTCCGCGCGTGGGGTCGAACAGCTGCTCCGCGAGCTTGCCGAGTAG